One genomic region from Lineus longissimus chromosome 6, tnLinLong1.2, whole genome shotgun sequence encodes:
- the LOC135489919 gene encoding nuclear apoptosis-inducing factor 1-like produces the protein MAQKRPRKTNFSPKEIVKLTDLVQQHYKVISSKFSDTISLQRKQAAWDTITKKICSIAPCIRTREEVKKKWEDMKQKAEKTGYEEMKKRQVTGNVPFSDDGENSGDGLNDTEEKIIGLLGVDLVCGLQGEKRQQSFDWPRSPTPPRPYSPKRAKMKVVQSVRSSKAEAATVSAVEPKATTTTPTSELLEIEKKRLVIEKKRLKVDRKRLKLEKKRSSMTERAVKLLEILVSQGKQDKPPTPTRQRNQTRDSFGVFEKLKFKQNLPKKD, from the exons ATGGCCCAAAAACGCCCTAGAAAAACCAATTTCTCTCCGAAGGAAATCGTCAAACTCACTGACCTGGTGCAACAGCATTACAAAGTGATTTCTAGCAAATTCAGTGACACGATTAGTTTACAACGAAAACAAGCTGCATGGGACACGATTACCAAGAAGATATGTTCAATTGCACCATGCATCCGGACGAGAGAAGAAGTGAAGAAGAAGTGGGAGGACATGAAGCAAAAGGCAGAAAAGACGGGGtatgaagaaatgaaaaagaggcaGGTGACAGGAAATGTTCCATTTTCTGATGACGGCGAGAATAGTGGTGATGGTTTAAACGATACAGAAGAGAAGATCATTGGCTTGCTGGGTGTAGATCTTGTGTGTGGACTTCAAG GGGAAAAAAGGCAACAATCCTTTGACTGGCCAAGAAGCCCAACACCACCGCGGCCATATAg tccAAAACGAGCCAAGATGAAGGTTGTCCAGTCGGTCAGATCGAGTAAAGCAGAGGCTGCAACCGTTTCGGCAGTGGAACCAAAGGCAACCACAACGACGCCAACTTCCGAACTTctggaaattgaaaaaaaacgacTGGTGATCGAGAAGAAACGACTGAAAGTTGACAGAAAACGACTGAAGTTAGAAAAGAAACGCTCATCCATGACAGAAAGGGCAGTAAAGTTGTTGGAGATACTAGTGTCGCAGGGAAAACAAGATAAGCCACCCACTCCTACACGACAGAGGAATCAAACACGTGACAGCTTTGGTGTTTTTGAGAAACTGAAATTCAAACAGAACCTTCCTAAAAAGGACTGA